The following proteins are co-located in the Clostridiaceae bacterium genome:
- a CDS encoding LCP family protein, with translation MKLAGKRSNSIYKGNNNTYKKNNNIFKRNNNRFFMIIAIAGILLILFTWKVLIPGYQAVVAGKNNGYGQVTEDNGNKSGVTEDEEISKQLPIDENIEEKVKEISDDLTLGVTVEKPYPEKLVEDDGINILIMGEDKENYLYDTLGIISISREAKKVKLIMIPRDLYIKYNPKIIELLREANLADVPGVLKINYAHHIGVMLKYEGDFKTYSASFLAQIIKEKFGIKINDYVKTNLQGFRDIVDVYGGVEINVPYDMNYDDPLQDLSIHLKKGPQRLNGEQAEGFVRFRQGYTEEGEYFEIGDVGRKENQIAFIKAFASQAGTLSNIDKIPEVIKILGKNVQHSIGVGDVLTKYMSLAKDIIINKYDIEGLTLEGKMQNINGVFYIVIDDGE, from the coding sequence ATGAAGCTGGCAGGAAAAAGAAGCAACAGTATATATAAGGGAAACAATAATACATATAAGAAAAATAATAACATATTTAAAAGAAACAATAACAGATTTTTTATGATAATTGCAATTGCCGGAATCCTTTTAATTCTTTTTACCTGGAAGGTATTAATCCCCGGATACCAGGCTGTTGTGGCGGGAAAGAACAACGGTTATGGCCAGGTAACTGAAGACAATGGCAATAAGAGCGGTGTTACTGAAGATGAAGAAATATCCAAACAGCTTCCGATTGATGAAAATATTGAAGAAAAGGTTAAGGAGATAAGTGACGACCTTACGCTTGGTGTAACAGTTGAAAAGCCTTATCCTGAGAAACTTGTGGAAGATGACGGCATTAATATATTAATTATGGGTGAAGACAAGGAAAATTACCTTTATGATACTTTGGGAATCATAAGTATAAGCCGGGAAGCTAAAAAGGTTAAATTAATTATGATTCCGAGAGATTTGTATATTAAATATAATCCTAAAATTATCGAATTGCTAAGAGAGGCTAATCTGGCAGATGTACCGGGAGTTCTCAAAATTAACTATGCCCACCATATTGGTGTAATGCTAAAATATGAAGGGGATTTTAAAACATACTCAGCGAGTTTCCTGGCACAGATTATAAAAGAGAAATTCGGCATAAAGATTAATGATTACGTAAAGACAAACCTGCAGGGTTTCAGGGATATTGTAGATGTATACGGGGGAGTGGAGATTAATGTTCCCTATGATATGAATTATGACGACCCTCTTCAGGATCTGTCCATTCACCTGAAAAAAGGCCCACAAAGATTAAATGGAGAGCAAGCCGAAGGTTTTGTAAGGTTCAGGCAGGGTTATACAGAAGAAGGAGAATATTTCGAAATAGGGGATGTAGGCAGAAAAGAGAATCAGATTGCATTTATAAAAGCTTTTGCCAGCCAGGCAGGAACTTTGTCAAATATTGATAAAATTCCGGAGGTAATTAAAATTTTAGGGAAGAATGTCCAGCATAGTATTGGTGTGGGGGATGTGCTTACTAAATATATGAGCCTTGCCAAGGACATTATCATCAACAAATATGATATTGAAGGATTAACTTTGGAAGGGAAAATGCAAAATATCAATGGGGTATTTTACATTGTAATAGACGACGGAGAATAG